The Marinobacter subterrani genome has a segment encoding these proteins:
- a CDS encoding DUF1127 domain-containing protein gives MKRAASLYKGWRMKRNFIHLVTTMDRRLLNDVGFSPEMVEQKLSTPFWKF, from the coding sequence ATGAAAAGGGCAGCTTCCCTGTACAAAGGCTGGCGAATGAAGCGTAACTTCATCCATCTGGTTACCACCATGGACCGCCGGTTGCTTAACGACGTCGGATTCTCACCCGAAATGGTTGAACAGAAACTGAGCACGCCTTTCTGGAAATTCTGA
- a CDS encoding peptidoglycan-binding domain-containing protein, whose product MTRFHRTRNSGFRGRAITLLAAATCMASAAQAAAPERVIFAAENALYGAGFDIGRADGWLDGKLRAAIRGYQTANGLQVNGNLDAATLKVLGVNAVPASTIASNSVASRQKSADVLGLSSPEPKAPVPDLATVKPQPKPEPQTTLKPRQEPVQLVETPELREKPEKRIESATISRKESKEIPSVSKETSNQGEVEPTGETVVLAAKTDPVIAESPAPVSEPEPVLAVVETKPSQSSSDVRPVLAKVSNEPSGGEARQPEQPIAQEPEIPQAIQTDNPEPAHKATTNRSHDSGGGFFSALFDFFFGWLV is encoded by the coding sequence ATGACACGCTTTCATCGTACCAGGAATTCAGGTTTCCGTGGCCGCGCCATCACTTTGCTGGCAGCAGCGACCTGCATGGCCAGCGCCGCCCAAGCCGCCGCCCCCGAGAGAGTCATTTTTGCCGCAGAGAATGCGCTTTATGGCGCCGGATTCGACATCGGGCGTGCCGATGGCTGGCTTGATGGCAAGCTCCGGGCCGCTATTCGTGGCTATCAGACTGCGAACGGGCTGCAGGTAAATGGCAATCTGGATGCAGCAACGCTGAAAGTGCTTGGCGTCAATGCGGTGCCAGCCTCAACCATTGCCAGCAATTCCGTAGCCAGCCGTCAAAAATCGGCCGATGTCCTCGGCCTGTCCTCTCCTGAGCCAAAGGCACCCGTCCCGGACCTTGCGACTGTAAAACCGCAGCCCAAGCCGGAACCGCAAACCACTCTCAAGCCCAGACAAGAACCCGTGCAGCTCGTGGAAACCCCAGAGCTTCGGGAAAAACCTGAGAAGCGGATCGAATCAGCGACTATTTCAAGAAAGGAAAGCAAGGAAATTCCGAGCGTTAGTAAAGAAACCTCAAACCAGGGTGAGGTTGAGCCCACCGGGGAGACAGTCGTGCTCGCGGCAAAAACCGACCCCGTGATTGCAGAGAGTCCTGCCCCGGTCTCCGAGCCTGAGCCTGTATTGGCCGTTGTCGAGACCAAACCATCGCAAAGCTCTTCGGACGTGCGCCCGGTTCTGGCCAAAGTATCTAATGAACCAAGCGGCGGGGAAGCCCGCCAGCCGGAGCAACCGATAGCTCAGGAGCCCGAAATTCCACAAGCCATTCAGACGGATAACCCGGAGCCAGCCCACAAGGCAACAACCAACAGATCTCACGATTCTGGCGGCGGCTTTTTCAGTGCCCTGTTCGATTTCTTTTTTGGCTGGCTGGTTTGA
- a CDS encoding pyridoxal phosphate-dependent aminotransferase: MNTKHDETIRHADHRLRVARRVEDLSGSSIFRINAKAQALMEKGQDILRLDAGEPDFDTPKPIIDAAKKALDDGFTRYTPIGGLPSLKEAIRQKLRRDNNLYYDSDEILHTCGAKQALFNACMTLLNPTDEIVIPTPNWGTYPSLAIMAWARMVEAPTRYEDRFILQPEVLEACLTEQTRIVILNTPNNPTGQVYSREELSALGNVLLKYPDVFILSDDIYEHLNYTDEPYANILNVCPSLKNRTVLINGVSKAYAMTGWRVGFAAGPVDLITEMEKFQGQSTSHTAAVAQKAAEAAFNGGLDDVHNMVKVFRERANLVAEGLSRIDKIDFHPAQGGFYCLPNFERVIESLDGVEDDQQLGDWLLEELGIAMVPGSAFNAPGHMRLSFAADNKTLEKGLDRLHKAFG, encoded by the coding sequence ATGAACACAAAGCATGATGAAACAATCCGCCATGCGGATCACCGGTTGCGTGTGGCTCGTCGAGTTGAAGACCTGTCAGGATCGTCAATTTTCAGAATCAACGCCAAAGCACAGGCGTTAATGGAAAAAGGTCAGGATATTCTTCGCCTGGATGCTGGTGAGCCGGATTTCGATACCCCCAAGCCAATTATTGACGCCGCCAAAAAAGCGCTGGACGATGGCTTTACCCGTTACACGCCGATTGGAGGCTTGCCCAGCCTGAAAGAGGCAATCCGGCAAAAACTCAGGCGTGACAATAACCTTTATTACGATTCCGACGAAATCTTGCACACCTGCGGTGCCAAACAGGCGCTTTTCAATGCCTGTATGACCCTGCTCAATCCAACGGATGAAATTGTCATTCCCACGCCTAACTGGGGCACCTATCCCTCTCTTGCCATAATGGCATGGGCACGAATGGTTGAGGCCCCTACCCGGTACGAAGACAGGTTCATTCTGCAGCCAGAGGTACTCGAGGCGTGCCTCACTGAACAGACGCGGATCGTCATACTCAATACGCCAAACAATCCAACCGGGCAGGTCTATTCCCGGGAAGAACTGTCGGCATTGGGCAATGTACTGCTCAAATACCCGGATGTCTTCATCCTCTCGGATGATATCTATGAGCATCTTAATTATACCGACGAGCCTTATGCCAATATCCTCAACGTCTGCCCCTCTCTCAAAAATCGAACCGTGCTCATCAACGGGGTTTCCAAAGCCTACGCCATGACCGGCTGGCGGGTCGGCTTCGCCGCGGGTCCCGTGGATCTCATCACTGAAATGGAAAAGTTCCAGGGTCAGAGCACGTCCCATACCGCCGCCGTCGCTCAGAAAGCGGCAGAGGCAGCGTTTAATGGCGGCCTGGATGATGTTCACAACATGGTCAAGGTGTTCCGGGAGCGTGCCAACCTGGTCGCTGAGGGACTTTCCAGAATTGATAAGATCGATTTTCACCCGGCACAAGGCGGGTTCTACTGCCTGCCCAACTTTGAGCGGGTGATTGAATCACTCGATGGCGTCGAAGACGACCAGCAACTGGGGGACTGGCTGCTCGAAGAGTTGGGGATCGCTATGGTACCCGGTTCCGCGTTTAATGCCCCGGGGCACATGCGCTTGTCGTTCGCGGCGGACAACAAAACCCTGGAAAAAGGTCTCGATCGACTGCATAAGGCGTTTGGTTAG
- a CDS encoding thiamine pyrophosphate-requiring protein: MGQTVSDFIIERLSAWGIERVYGYSGDGINGVMAALRRAKGKIRMIQPQHEELGAFMASAHAKFTGQPGVCISTSGPGAVHILNGLYDAKKDHMPAVAIVGQQARMSLGTDYQQEIDLVSLFKDVAGHYVHMISDAPQARHLIDQALRIAMAHRTVTAIIVPNDVQDLPMEEPPDSHGAVFSGVGYRSPILQPHDDDLDAAARVLDEGTKVAVLAGAGCKHAVDEVLALTDKLGGGLAKAILAKTMIPDDEEFVTGTMGLLGTRPSQEMMDDCDTLLMIGTRFPYAEFLPASGQARAVQIDLDAEALGLRYPTEINLHGDARATVAALTERVARKEDRAWQHKIIENTRDWWQVMEERAMVSGNPVNPQRVFWSLNQRLPENVMLTCDVGSATNWYARYLKIRPGMMGSVSGGQASMGNAVPYLLAAKFAYPDRPAIAMVGDGAMQMLGNQGVIGIARYWREWTDQRCIVLVLNNRDLNQVTWEQRAMEGDPKFETSQDLPDFAYDQYAELLGLKGLRITSPDEVDRVWDEALAADRPVVINAYVDPEIGPLPPHIGFEQAKNFMSSILKGDPEAFRMIKQSMKQMKTKL; encoded by the coding sequence ATGGGACAGACGGTAAGTGATTTCATTATTGAACGCCTCAGTGCCTGGGGGATTGAAAGAGTTTACGGATACTCCGGCGACGGCATTAACGGGGTTATGGCTGCGCTGAGACGGGCGAAGGGCAAAATTCGCATGATCCAGCCTCAACATGAGGAGCTGGGCGCCTTCATGGCCAGTGCTCATGCCAAGTTCACCGGGCAACCGGGCGTGTGCATTTCTACATCAGGGCCTGGCGCGGTCCACATCCTTAACGGGCTTTACGATGCGAAAAAGGACCACATGCCGGCCGTGGCAATCGTCGGCCAACAGGCACGCATGAGTCTTGGCACCGATTATCAGCAGGAAATAGACCTGGTCTCCCTTTTCAAGGACGTGGCGGGCCATTACGTCCATATGATCTCGGATGCGCCCCAGGCACGGCATCTGATCGACCAGGCGTTGCGAATTGCCATGGCGCACCGAACGGTCACGGCCATTATTGTTCCCAACGACGTTCAGGATCTTCCCATGGAAGAGCCGCCCGACAGCCATGGGGCGGTGTTCTCTGGTGTTGGCTACCGCTCGCCGATACTCCAGCCACACGATGACGACCTTGATGCAGCTGCCAGAGTCCTTGACGAGGGAACAAAAGTGGCGGTTCTGGCTGGTGCCGGCTGTAAGCATGCGGTTGATGAGGTACTGGCGCTTACCGACAAGCTGGGAGGCGGGCTGGCCAAAGCCATTCTTGCCAAGACCATGATTCCCGACGACGAAGAGTTTGTCACGGGCACCATGGGCCTGTTGGGCACCCGTCCCAGCCAGGAAATGATGGATGACTGCGACACCCTGCTGATGATCGGTACGCGATTCCCCTACGCCGAATTCCTGCCGGCTTCAGGACAGGCCCGGGCAGTCCAGATTGATCTGGATGCCGAGGCACTCGGCCTTCGTTATCCAACAGAGATAAACCTTCACGGCGACGCCCGGGCGACCGTCGCGGCGCTGACCGAACGCGTGGCACGGAAGGAGGACCGAGCCTGGCAGCATAAGATCATCGAAAATACCCGCGACTGGTGGCAGGTCATGGAGGAGCGAGCCATGGTATCGGGAAATCCCGTCAACCCCCAGCGCGTTTTCTGGTCTCTCAACCAGCGTTTACCGGAGAACGTCATGCTGACCTGTGACGTGGGCTCTGCAACCAACTGGTATGCACGTTATCTGAAAATACGCCCGGGAATGATGGGTTCTGTCTCAGGCGGGCAAGCCTCCATGGGCAATGCCGTACCTTACCTGCTGGCCGCAAAATTCGCTTATCCGGACCGCCCTGCAATAGCCATGGTCGGTGACGGTGCCATGCAAATGCTCGGCAACCAGGGGGTTATCGGCATAGCCAGATACTGGCGGGAATGGACCGACCAGCGCTGTATTGTGCTGGTGCTCAACAACCGCGACCTCAACCAGGTGACCTGGGAGCAGCGGGCAATGGAGGGCGATCCCAAATTTGAGACGTCTCAGGATTTGCCTGACTTTGCCTATGACCAATACGCCGAACTTCTCGGGCTGAAAGGCCTTCGCATAACCAGTCCTGACGAGGTCGATCGCGTCTGGGATGAGGCATTGGCTGCTGATCGACCGGTGGTTATCAATGCCTATGTCGATCCGGAAATCGGCCCCCTGCCCCCTCATATTGGCTTTGAACAGGCAAAGAACTTCATGTCTTCGATCCTCAAGGGAGACCCGGAGGCCTTTCGAATGATCAAACAGTCGATGAAACAGATGAAGACCAAGCTGTGA
- a CDS encoding protein kinase domain-containing protein, translating to MAQKAPLQQFYIPEEQSIYLLSHDDAKKLKDWVALCAAQLRQLGYRNIELIGKGAYGFVFAGSLPGPENTGPEHVFKFTRINLPQHLQDRLEDEAYILEQVRHPRVPRLISYQRANNQPILVMERAAGLNLEEVSLREGRLKPRLIIRIADQLADLLRSLRRENGPAGRPIVHGDIKPSNLVFDAATENIALIDWGSSVFAQLDANQQFITANVMELMSDNLQQTNARLGDVYFIGEEQLNGGLSSPRFDEQGAAGTLYALASAQSCRFGHRAIPATSLGLPMEFARMLDGMLAPDPDTRRKAGDYYLEEMPRMARTVMIDLPAQPVVAQVPVWVRASDQEIDTVVYSSRKSFLREEGASETLNDVNDVQLDRYYKNFMQGMGETEKAFLAAVSRLGRYPVEGGLAVRWETEGVYIDTSLNLHDPALKSAFVQAVNNMVYLAQAIYRKGIFKSCLFNARNTLHIDRSDPDKPFRVSPGMKLHYEVSAAPEVEDESRVHSYFEDGPDPEEFLVLPETIIRSLEALNDIHHTGMIIFEALPRHLKIHSHYRLLDPGQEQEFSRLLDQILSAVEQITGLGVSGFMKMPYKDTRFFPHIERLPERYYPRNPRIEGMSS from the coding sequence ATGGCGCAGAAAGCTCCACTGCAGCAGTTCTACATTCCCGAAGAGCAGTCGATCTACCTGCTCAGCCATGACGATGCCAAGAAGCTCAAGGACTGGGTGGCGCTTTGCGCTGCCCAGCTGCGCCAACTGGGTTACCGCAACATTGAACTGATTGGCAAGGGCGCCTACGGCTTTGTCTTTGCCGGAAGCCTGCCCGGGCCCGAGAACACCGGCCCGGAGCATGTTTTCAAGTTTACCCGTATCAACCTGCCGCAGCATCTGCAGGACCGCCTCGAGGATGAAGCCTACATTCTCGAGCAGGTTCGCCACCCAAGGGTGCCCCGGCTGATTTCCTATCAGCGCGCCAACAACCAGCCAATCCTGGTCATGGAACGGGCGGCCGGGCTCAACCTTGAAGAAGTCTCCCTGCGGGAGGGGCGCCTGAAACCCCGGCTGATCATTCGTATCGCTGACCAGCTTGCCGACCTCCTGCGCAGCCTGCGTCGGGAAAACGGCCCTGCGGGCCGACCGATTGTGCATGGTGACATCAAACCCTCGAACCTGGTCTTTGACGCCGCCACCGAAAACATCGCGCTCATTGACTGGGGTTCTTCAGTATTTGCGCAACTGGACGCCAACCAGCAATTCATCACGGCCAATGTGATGGAGCTGATGTCCGACAACCTGCAACAGACTAATGCCCGGCTGGGCGACGTCTACTTTATCGGTGAGGAGCAATTGAACGGTGGTCTGTCCTCTCCCCGGTTTGACGAACAGGGCGCGGCAGGCACGCTTTACGCCCTCGCCTCGGCGCAATCCTGCCGGTTCGGCCATCGGGCTATCCCGGCCACGTCCCTGGGCCTGCCTATGGAGTTTGCCCGGATGCTGGATGGCATGCTGGCACCCGATCCGGATACCCGCCGCAAGGCCGGTGATTACTACCTGGAGGAAATGCCGCGGATGGCACGGACGGTGATGATTGATCTGCCCGCGCAACCCGTTGTCGCCCAGGTGCCGGTATGGGTACGCGCCTCAGACCAGGAAATCGACACCGTCGTGTACAGTTCCCGTAAATCGTTCCTGAGGGAGGAAGGTGCGTCGGAAACCCTCAACGACGTCAATGACGTACAGCTGGATCGTTACTACAAGAATTTCATGCAGGGTATGGGCGAGACCGAAAAGGCATTCCTCGCCGCGGTCAGCCGGCTCGGGCGCTACCCGGTCGAGGGCGGTTTGGCGGTTCGCTGGGAAACCGAGGGCGTCTACATTGATACCTCGCTGAACCTGCACGATCCGGCACTGAAGTCGGCCTTCGTGCAGGCCGTCAACAACATGGTCTATCTGGCCCAGGCCATCTACCGCAAGGGCATCTTCAAGAGCTGTCTGTTCAACGCCCGCAACACCCTGCACATTGATCGGTCTGACCCGGACAAGCCGTTCCGGGTATCGCCAGGCATGAAACTGCATTACGAGGTAAGTGCCGCACCGGAAGTGGAAGATGAGAGCCGGGTTCACTCCTATTTCGAGGACGGTCCGGACCCGGAAGAGTTTCTCGTGCTGCCGGAAACCATCATCCGTTCGCTGGAGGCACTGAATGACATCCACCATACCGGCATGATCATCTTCGAAGCCCTGCCCCGCCACCTCAAGATCCACAGTCACTACCGGCTGCTGGACCCGGGCCAGGAGCAGGAATTCAGCCGGCTGCTGGACCAGATTCTGTCAGCGGTGGAGCAGATCACCGGGCTTGGGGTTTCCGGCTTCATGAAAATGCCCTACAAAGACACCCGGTTTTTTCCGCACATCGAGCGTTTGCCCGAGCGCTACTACCCTCGTAATCCTCGAATAGAGGGCATGTCTTCCTGA
- a CDS encoding dihydrolipoyllysine-residue acetyltransferase translates to MSDFILPDIGEGIVECELVKWLVSEGDVIEEDQPVAEVMTDKALVEIPAPYKGRVTRLYYKEGDTAKVHAPLFELVDESESGDQAPAAGSPEPAKAEPASEASPESATRPAASDDDATEDFILPDIGEGIVECEVVEWRVAEGDEIEEDQPVVDVMTDKAMVEITAPKAGRVTKLYHQQQAMARVHAPLFAFIPRDREEPDEPKAKAEPAAQLSTATASPVATASRQRVPASPAVRRLVREHELNLGDIPGSGKDGRVLKADVLAHIEEGPKPAQTQAPADDTQSVTIGSARRQPAREQEVRVEPIRGMKAAMAKSMVKSATTIPHFIYSEDIDVTDLLKLREQLKSEAEARGSRLTLMPFVMKAIALAVQEFPVLNSQLNDDVTEIRYLPQCNIGMAVDGKAGLMVPNIKGVESLSLLGIADEVARLTEAARSGRVSQEDLKGGTITISNIGALGGTYAAPIINAPEVAIVALGRTQKLPRFDANGQVVERAIMTVSWAGDHRIIDGGTIARFCNRWKGYLESPQTMLLHMG, encoded by the coding sequence ATGAGTGATTTTATACTGCCCGATATCGGCGAAGGTATCGTGGAATGTGAATTGGTCAAATGGCTGGTCAGCGAAGGCGATGTCATCGAGGAAGATCAGCCAGTGGCCGAGGTGATGACCGACAAGGCCCTGGTGGAAATTCCAGCGCCCTATAAGGGTCGGGTGACCCGCCTTTATTATAAGGAAGGCGATACCGCCAAGGTTCATGCCCCGCTGTTTGAGCTGGTGGATGAGAGCGAAAGTGGTGACCAGGCTCCGGCGGCCGGTTCGCCGGAGCCTGCCAAAGCTGAGCCAGCCAGCGAAGCCAGCCCGGAATCGGCCACACGCCCGGCGGCGTCCGACGATGACGCGACCGAGGACTTTATCCTGCCGGATATTGGCGAAGGGATTGTCGAGTGCGAGGTGGTGGAATGGCGAGTCGCCGAAGGTGACGAAATCGAGGAAGACCAGCCCGTAGTGGATGTCATGACCGATAAGGCCATGGTTGAAATTACCGCACCCAAAGCCGGGCGCGTTACCAAGCTCTACCATCAGCAGCAGGCCATGGCCAGGGTTCATGCCCCGCTGTTCGCGTTCATTCCCCGCGATCGGGAAGAACCGGACGAGCCCAAAGCCAAAGCGGAGCCCGCTGCTCAGCTTTCAACGGCAACGGCCTCACCTGTGGCTACGGCCAGCCGACAGCGTGTTCCTGCCAGCCCGGCCGTTCGTCGCCTGGTTCGGGAGCACGAGCTCAACCTGGGTGACATCCCAGGCTCCGGCAAGGATGGCCGGGTGCTGAAAGCCGATGTGCTGGCTCATATTGAGGAGGGTCCAAAACCGGCTCAGACTCAGGCGCCCGCCGACGATACGCAATCTGTCACCATTGGCAGTGCCCGCCGGCAGCCTGCCCGCGAGCAGGAAGTTCGGGTCGAGCCTATCCGGGGCATGAAAGCCGCCATGGCAAAAAGCATGGTGAAATCGGCCACCACCATTCCTCACTTTATCTACAGCGAGGACATCGATGTCACTGATTTGCTCAAACTGCGGGAGCAACTGAAATCAGAGGCAGAGGCAAGGGGCTCGAGACTGACACTCATGCCCTTCGTCATGAAGGCGATTGCGCTCGCCGTTCAGGAATTCCCGGTGCTCAACAGCCAACTCAACGATGACGTCACGGAGATTCGCTACCTGCCCCAGTGCAATATCGGTATGGCGGTGGACGGCAAGGCAGGGCTTATGGTGCCGAACATCAAGGGCGTTGAAAGTCTGTCATTGCTGGGCATTGCCGACGAGGTGGCGCGCCTGACTGAAGCGGCCCGATCCGGTCGCGTCAGCCAGGAAGACCTCAAGGGCGGCACCATTACCATCTCCAACATTGGCGCACTGGGCGGCACCTACGCAGCGCCCATTATCAATGCGCCTGAAGTGGCCATTGTTGCACTGGGACGCACCCAGAAACTGCCCCGGTTTGACGCCAACGGCCAGGTGGTTGAGCGGGCCATCATGACCGTGAGCTGGGCCGGCGACCATCGCATCATCGACGGTGGTACCATTGCCCGGTTCTGCAATCGCTGGAAGGGCTACCTGGAATCGCCCCAAACCATGCTGTTGCATATGGGCTGA
- a CDS encoding alpha-ketoacid dehydrogenase subunit beta: MTKMNMLQAINNALDTAMAEDERVLCFGEDVGVFGGVFRATSNLQQKYGKARCFNTPLVEQGIIGFANGLAAQGSVPVAEIQFADYIFPAFDQIVNESAKFRYRSGNLFNVGGLTIRAPYGGGIAGGLYHSQSPEAYFAHTPGLKIVVPRNPHQAKGLLLAAIHDPNPTLFFEPKRLYRASVGEVPDEDYRLPIGEAEVLKEGNDVTVLGWGAQMEVIEQAVERAEKDGISCEVIDLRTILPWDVETVANSVFKTGRLVVTHEAPLTGGFAGEIAATIQERCFLYLESPIARVTGMDTPFPLVLEKEHLPNHLKVYEAIRASVEF, encoded by the coding sequence ATGACCAAGATGAATATGCTCCAGGCGATCAACAATGCCCTCGACACCGCCATGGCGGAAGACGAGCGGGTGCTCTGTTTCGGTGAGGACGTGGGTGTTTTTGGCGGTGTTTTCCGTGCCACCAGTAACCTGCAACAGAAATACGGCAAGGCCCGTTGCTTTAACACGCCTCTGGTAGAGCAAGGCATCATCGGGTTTGCCAACGGCCTCGCGGCCCAGGGTTCGGTGCCGGTAGCCGAGATCCAGTTTGCCGACTACATCTTCCCGGCGTTCGATCAGATCGTGAACGAATCCGCCAAGTTCCGCTATCGGTCAGGCAACCTTTTCAACGTTGGCGGGCTGACCATTCGTGCCCCCTACGGCGGCGGTATCGCCGGTGGCCTGTACCACTCTCAGTCTCCGGAAGCCTACTTCGCGCATACCCCGGGGCTGAAGATCGTGGTGCCACGCAATCCGCACCAGGCAAAAGGGCTGCTCCTGGCCGCCATTCATGACCCCAACCCCACCCTGTTCTTTGAGCCCAAACGGCTTTACCGGGCCTCGGTGGGCGAAGTGCCTGACGAAGACTACCGGCTGCCAATCGGTGAAGCCGAAGTCCTCAAGGAGGGCAACGACGTAACGGTGCTTGGCTGGGGCGCCCAGATGGAAGTGATCGAACAGGCCGTGGAACGGGCCGAGAAAGACGGCATTTCCTGCGAAGTCATCGACCTGAGGACCATTTTGCCCTGGGATGTGGAAACCGTGGCCAATTCCGTGTTCAAGACCGGGCGGCTGGTGGTTACCCACGAAGCCCCCCTGACCGGCGGCTTCGCCGGTGAAATCGCTGCCACCATTCAGGAGCGTTGTTTCCTGTACCTGGAGTCTCCGATCGCGCGGGTTACCGGGATGGATACGCCCTTCCCGCTGGTGCTGGAAAAAGAGCACCTGCCCAATCACCTGAAGGTCTATGAGGCCATCAGGGCGAGCGTTGAATTCTAG
- a CDS encoding thiamine pyrophosphate-dependent dehydrogenase E1 component subunit alpha: protein MTTTKSKVVYSPVFTDGAEFRIPTFKLLKQDGKLYKSAKAPDLDKAKALRIYRAMVTTRILDERMLAAQRQGRLSFYMQCTGEEAAVIGSAAALDDGDMIMAQYREQGALAYRGFTIDEFMNQLFGNELDYGKGRQMPVHYGSKKLNYMTISSPLATQIPQATGYAYGQKLQGEGHCTITYFGEGAASEGDFHAALNMAAVHRVPVIFLCRNNGYAISTPAAEQFAADGVAPRAYGYKMDVIRVDGNDILAMYQATQEARKLAVEHNRPVLIEAMSYRLAAHSSSDDPSGYRSKDEEAVWREKDPILRMRLWLESKKWWSEDDEKQLQENMRREVLETMKRAQKRPPPALETLVSDVYDEVPPALAEQFDKLKAHIRRYPDEYPKSAEHAKGGA from the coding sequence ATGACAACAACAAAGTCCAAAGTTGTGTATTCCCCAGTGTTTACCGACGGTGCGGAATTTCGGATTCCCACCTTCAAGCTTCTGAAACAGGACGGCAAGCTCTACAAGAGCGCCAAGGCTCCTGATCTCGACAAAGCCAAGGCCCTTCGCATCTACCGGGCCATGGTCACCACCCGGATACTCGACGAGCGCATGCTTGCCGCCCAGCGACAGGGCCGTTTGAGCTTTTACATGCAGTGCACCGGCGAAGAAGCCGCCGTGATCGGTAGCGCGGCGGCACTGGATGATGGCGACATGATCATGGCGCAGTATCGGGAGCAAGGCGCCCTCGCCTACCGCGGCTTTACCATCGACGAATTCATGAATCAGTTGTTCGGCAATGAGCTGGATTACGGCAAGGGCCGCCAGATGCCCGTGCACTATGGTTCGAAGAAGCTGAACTACATGACCATCTCGTCACCGCTGGCCACCCAGATTCCCCAGGCCACCGGTTATGCCTATGGCCAGAAGTTGCAAGGCGAAGGCCACTGCACCATTACCTATTTCGGCGAAGGCGCCGCGTCGGAAGGCGATTTCCATGCTGCCCTGAACATGGCTGCGGTTCATCGCGTACCGGTGATCTTCCTTTGCCGCAACAACGGTTATGCCATTTCCACGCCGGCCGCCGAACAGTTTGCCGCCGACGGCGTTGCGCCCCGGGCCTACGGCTACAAGATGGATGTGATCCGGGTGGATGGTAACGACATTCTTGCGATGTACCAGGCCACGCAGGAAGCCCGAAAGCTGGCTGTGGAACACAACCGCCCGGTATTGATTGAAGCCATGAGTTATCGCCTGGCTGCCCATTCTTCATCCGACGATCCGTCCGGCTACCGCAGCAAGGATGAGGAAGCCGTCTGGCGCGAGAAAGATCCGATCCTGCGCATGCGTCTCTGGTTGGAAAGCAAGAAATGGTGGAGTGAGGACGACGAAAAGCAGCTTCAGGAAAACATGCGCCGGGAAGTGCTTGAAACCATGAAGCGGGCCCAGAAACGGCCACCACCGGCGCTTGAAACCCTGGTGAGTGATGTCTACGACGAGGTCCCCCCGGCGCTGGCTGAGCAGTTCGACAAGTTGAAAGCGCATATCCGCCGGTACCCGGATGAGTACCCAAAGAGTGCCGAACACGCCAAGGGAGGGGCCTGA